In bacterium, a genomic segment contains:
- a CDS encoding EVE domain-containing protein, giving the protein MNYWLIKSEPESYSIDDLKRDKKTEWTGVRNYQARNFMRDEMKKGDLALFYHSNAEPPGVAGIARVCKETHPDKTAFDERSKYFDDSSSPDNPRWFLVDFEFVKKFDSLIPLEELKMHPSLSGMLLLKRGQRLSVQPVDKKHFEIIEKLAAK; this is encoded by the coding sequence ATGAACTACTGGCTCATTAAAAGCGAACCCGAAAGCTATTCCATCGACGATTTAAAACGCGACAAAAAAACCGAATGGACCGGAGTACGTAATTATCAGGCTCGTAATTTTATGCGGGATGAGATGAAAAAAGGCGATCTCGCCCTCTTCTATCATTCCAATGCCGAACCTCCCGGTGTTGCCGGCATTGCCCGTGTGTGCAAAGAAACTCACCCCGATAAAACAGCCTTTGATGAAAGAAGCAAATATTTTGATGATTCATCCAGCCCCGATAATCCCCGCTGGTTTTTAGTGGATTTTGAGTTTGTTAAAAAATTTGATTCCCTTATTCCTCTGGAAGAACTTAAAATGCATCCATCCCTAAGCGGCATGCTGCTCTTAAAGCGCGGGCAAAGGCTCTCCGTTCAGCCGGTAGACAAGAAACACTTTGAAATCATTGAGAAATTAGCCGCCAAATAA